The window CTCCGCCGGAAACTTCTGAAATAGACAGGCTCCTGCAGTCCGCGCCGCCCATGCGCGGTGCGGAATACCTGAACGCTGCCGTACTGACGGCTGTGTGGGCGGAGTTGGACAAGTGTGTGCGCGGCAAAATTGTCGCGGGCAAGGGCGGGATATCCGTTTGGCTGCAGAATCATGCCCCCCTATGGCATCGCGTCGGGCGCGTCTGCTTCCATTTGGCGGAGAACAGGCGCGACACCGAACGTCCTTTCGCTTTCCTTGCCACCTATGCGCCGCGCGTATCCAGCCAGGGCAGGGTTCAGTACCAGCCCCTCTCAAGAGCGTTGGAAGAATACGCTGGCGCAAAGAACAAATCCGGGCTGGAGAAGCTTTTAACGCCGGTGCAGCGCGCGTCCGAAACAAGCGCGCTGGCCCGCGAATTGGTGGATTCGGGCGAGGTTTTTCATCCGCTGGCATGGACGGCGGCTGACGCGCATCGCTTTCTTCAGGACGCGCCGATACTGGAGGAAGCGGGGTTGCTTCTGCGTGTTCCCGATTGGTGGAAAAAGCGTCCGCGCCCTGTCGTGCGGGTGAGGGTGGGCGACAAAGTTTCGGGGCGGTTGGGCGCAGGGGCCATGCTGGACTTCAATGTGGAAACCGTGCTGGACGGAGAAGTCCTTTCCGACACGGAGTGGCGGCGATTATTGCAAGCCGAGTCTGGTCTCGTCCTCCTCAAGGGCCGCTGGGTTGAGGTGGACCGGGAAAAACTGGCGCAGGCCATGTCGCACTGGGAGAAAGTCCGCAAAGCCGCGCGGGAGAAAGGCATTTCATTCCTGGAGGCCATGCGGCTGCTCTCCGGCGCGCCGATGGACATGTCCGGCGTTGACAATAATGACGCCGCGCGCCAATGGGCTTTTGTGGAAGCCGGCAAAACACTGTCCGGCATATTGCGGGAATTGCGCGAGCCGCAGGCCCTGGATTATAAGACGCCCGGCTGCGGCTTAAAGGCGGATTTGCGGCCATATCAGCGCGCGGGCGTGGGCTGGCTGCGTTTTCTGTCGCGGCTGGGTTTGGGCGCATGTCTCGCCGACGATATGGGCCTTGGGAAAACCGTGCAGGTGCTGGCTCTCCTGCTCATCCTCAAGCGCGACAGCGATATAAAGCGTCCTTCAATCATAGTGCTGCCGGCCTCGCTTCTAGCAAATTGGAGGGACGAGATTGCGCGTTTTGCGCCGACGCTGTCGGCTAAGTTCATCCATCCTTCGGAGATGGAAGCGGAGGAAATTTCCGCGCTATCTCGCGAGCCGGACAAGACGCTTGCGGGTGTGGATGCCGTCTTTACCTCCTACGGCATGCTCCTGCGCCAGCCGTGGCTAAAAAATGTGTCATGGAGGCTTGCGGTCATTGACGAGGCGCAAGCGATAAAAAATCCCTCTGCACGGCAGACCCGCGCGGTCAAGGAGCTTCGCGCCGACTCGCGCGTGGCGCTGACCGGAACGCCCATTGAGAACCGGCTTACCGACCTCTGGTCGCTTTTTGATTTTATCTGTCCGGGGTTGCTTGGCTCGCTCAAGGAGTTTGATGCCTTTACCAAGGTGTTAGAAGGAAAAACGGACGCCTACGGCCCGCTTCGGACATTGGCGCGGCCATACATCCTGCGCCGCCTGAAAACGGACCCTTCCGTCATCTCCGACCTGCCGGATAAAACCGAGGTTCAGGCTTTCTGCCCGCTTACCGGAAAGCAAGCCGCGCTCTATGAGGATTCGGTGGAGGAACTGCGGCAGCAACTCAACGGCCTGGACGGCATCAAACGACGCGGCGCGATACTCGCATTCCTGTTGCGTTTCAAGCAGATATGCAACCATCCGGCGCAGTGGCTTGGGACAGGGGACTACGCGCCCGGCGAGAGCGGCAAGTTCGCGCGGCTGCGTGAAATCGCCGAAGAGATAGCCTCGCGGCAGGAGAAGGTTCTCGTCTTCACCCAGTTTCGCGAGATGACCGGGCCGCTTGCGGATTTCATGGCGGGCATATTCAGGCGGCCCGGCGCGGTCCTGCACGGCGGTGTGCCGGTGAAAAAACGCAAAGCTCTGGTGGCTGCCTTCCAGTCCGAGGACGGGCCGCCGTTTTTCGTCCTCTCGCTCAAGGCGGGCGGCACGGGCCTCAACCTTACAGCGGCCTCGCATGTCATACATTTTGACCGCTGGTGGAACCCCGCGGTGGAGAATCAGGCCACGGACCGCGCATTCCGCATCGGTCAAAAACGCAATGTGATGGTGAACAAGTTTGTCTGCAAAGGAACGATAGAGGAAAAGATTGACGCTCTGATACGCGATAAAACGACGCTTGCCAGGGACCTTCTGGAAACCGGCTCGCAGGCGCTGATGACAGAAATGAAGGACGACGAATTGCTAAAATTTGTTTCGCTTGATGTCCATGGAATCGCCGCTGGCGGCGACGAATAGGGGGGATTGCAATGGCTTCTTGGGGATATGGATGGCGGCCTTATGTGCCTGTTGCGGAGCGGCGGCGCAAAGCGGTTCTGCAAATGGAAAAGCTGCGCAAGAAGGGGGAAGCGGCTTCACCGGTCCGCATAGAAGGGCGGCAAATCGCCCGCACCTTCTGGGGCAAGGCCTGGTGCGCGCATCTGGAAAAATTCAGCGATTACGAGAACCGCCTGCCGCGCGGACGGTCATACGTTCGCAACGGTTCGGTCTGCCACCTTGATATCAAGAAAGGCGAGATACAGGCCAGGGTGATGGGCTCCCGCCTCTATACTGTCAAAGTTGCGGTGAACCCGCTCCCGGATGACCGGTGGAAAGCGGTCAAAAAATGCTGTGGCGGGGAAGTCGCGTCCCTCCTGGACCTTTTGCGCGGAAAACTGTCGGACACCGTTATGGCGGTTGTTACCAACCGCGACAAAGGGCTGTTCCCTCTGCCGAAGGAAATCGCGTTGAACTGCTCCTGCCCGGACTGGGCCGGTATGTGCAAGCACGTGGCGGCGGTTCTCTACGGAGTGGGCGCGCGTCTGGATGAAAAACCGGAGCTTCTATTCTTGTTGCGCGGCGTCAATCATGAAGAGCTTGTCGGTTCGGCACAGGCCGGCAGCGTCATCGCCAGGGGCAGGAAAGGCGGCAAACACAAGAAGCTCTCGGACAGAAATCTGGAAGAGGTGTTTGGTATAGAACTCGCGCCGCCGCCCTCTCTGCGGAAGGGAAAACAGCGAAAAACTGAACCGCGAAAAATTCATGCTCCCAAGAGCGGCCGCCGCGCAGCACAATAGTTATAATGAATACCGCAAGGGGGGTATATCAACAATTATCTTGCTCGCAGCCTGCAAAACAAACCCAAGCCGGAATGGCAAACGCTGAATGAGCATTCCGGCAATGTCGCGCGCCGCGCTGCCGCCTTTGCGGAGAAATTCGATTCCGCGAAATGGGCGGAACTTGCAGGATTGTTGCACGATATCGGAAAAGCCTCGCCGCAATGGCAGCGATATCTTGAACAATCCAGCGGGGGCCAACCCTGTTCCGTTTATCCGCAGCATTCTATTTACGGGGCGTGCCATGCGGTTTCCAAATATGGCGATGGCGTCGGGAGAGTTCTTGCCTATATAATCGCCGGACACCACGCCGGTCTTTCCGATTGGCAGACGGCCCAATCCGGAGCCAATGGATTGAAATACAAATTAGATGCGCAGAAACAGTCCATGCAGTCTTCTATTACTGCTTACGCCGATGCCCTTGTTCCTGGAAAAAATGCGCCGGTTCCTCCCTTAAAAGCATGTCCTGACGATAAAGGCGAGGCATATATTCATTTGTGGATACGTCTGCTTTTTTCCTGCCTCGTGGATGCGGACAGGCTTGACGCCGAGTCCGCCGAAAACAAAGAACGGGCCGGTCTTCGTGAGAAGTTTGAGCCTTTGGAAAAGTTGGCGGAGCGCTTTTTCGCGCACATGGCGAAAATGGAGGCAGACCCCAATCCCGGTCCGGTCAACATTATCCGGCGGGAAGTGCGCGGCTATTGCGAAACGGCAGCGGAACAGCCGCCCGGTTTTTTCAGCTTGAGCGTTCCTACCGGCGGCGGGAAAACATTGTCCGGCATGGCTTTTGCATTTCGCCATGCGTTGCGGCATCAAAGCAGCAGGATAATCTATGTCATCCCTTATACAAGCATTCTGGAGCAAACAGCCGACACGCTAAAAAAAATACTTGGGCCTGAAAATGTGATTGAACATCACAGCACTGTGGAGCCGGAAAATGAAACCGAACAATCCCGTCTCGCCTGCGAGAACTGGGATGCCCCTGTAATAGTTACCACGAATGTGCAGTTTTTTGAGTCGTTATATGCCGCCAAAGCCGGGCGTTGCCGCAAGCTGCACAATATCGTTAACAGCGTCGTCATACTCGACGAGGCGCAATTGCTTCCGCCCACATTGCTTCACCCGTGCGTTACCGCGATGAAGCAATTGACGCGTTGCTATGGCGTAACTTTTGTTTTGTCCACCGCCACGCAGCCTGCATGGGATGAGCTTGAAGCTGACACACGCGAAATCACACCGGCATCCGCAAGACTGTATGAACGTTTACGCAGGGTGCAGTACAATATTGCCGCCCACGATGCTGCTCCGATTTCATGGCAGGACATTGCAGGAGAATTGCAAAAGCATGAACAGGCCCTTTGCGTGGTAAATACCCGCCGCGATTGTTACGACCTGTTCCGACTTATGCCGGAGGGAACCATACATCTTTCCGCTCTTATGTGCGGACAACACAGGGCGGGAGTGATAGCGAAAATAAAAAAATTGCTCTCTGACAAAAAGCCGGTGCGCGTGGTAAGCACTCAACTTGTGGAAGCGGGGGTTGATATAGATTTCCCCATAGTCTACCGTGCCCGCGCGGGGCTGGATTCAATTGCCCAATCCGCAGGGCGTTGCAACCGGGAAGGGAAATTGAAGGTGGGAGAAGTTAATGTATTTATCCCCGAAAACGAACGCCTGCCACCGTTACTGAGAAAAGGCAGAGATACAACAATTGAAATGCAATGCTCATCTGGTTGCAATCTGCATGAGTCGGAAACATTCAAGAAGTACTTCAAAAATTTTTATCAGAGAGGCACCAGCAACGGGAAAGAGGAATTTCACGATTACTTCGTCAGGAATGTCGGTTCCGTTGACTTCCAATTTCGAAAGGCAGAGGACTGGTTCCGTCTTATAGACGATTACAGCCGCCCCGTGATAGTCCGCTACAGCGGTAATGAAAAGTTGATAGCTGCTTTGCGCGCCGCAGGGCCGACGCGCGAGATAATGCGGAACCTGCAACGTTATATGGTCAACATCCCCGCGCGGCTGGTTCCTCAAATGGCAGCCGACGGCAGACTTGAACAGTTGGAAGACGAAATTCTTTTACAGGGCTTGCTTTCATATAATGAGCAAACCGGACTTGATTTGAACGGCGAAATACCGCCGGAAACCTTGATGGCATAGGAGGATTATGAAAGGATTCTGTCTGGAAGCGAGCGGGCCGTACGCCTGCTTTACCCGTCCTGAAATGAAAGTTGAACGGGTGAGCTATGACGTTATCACCCCGTCCGCCGCGCGCGCCATATTTGACGCGGTGTTGTGGAAACCGGCCATACGCTGGCATATCAAAAAGATAGAGGTTCTCGCGCCGATAAAATGGTTTTCAATAAGGCGCAACGAAGTGGGCGGGGTTGCCTCCCCCGGCAAAAAAGGCATATATATAGAGGACGACAGGCAGCAGCGCGCGGGACTTATACTGCGCGACGTGAAATACCGGCTTCATGCCGAGTTTGAGTTCATCCCGACGGAGAAACGGCAAAAAACCGTAAACCCCTTGCCGGAAAACTTTTCCGACGAAGATGAGCGCGCGGAAATGCGCAAAGACGAAACCCCCGCAAAATACGCGGCGATGTTTGAACGCCGCGCGAAAAAAGGGCAGTGCTTTAATCAGCCATACCTCGGCTGCCGGGAATTCGCGGCTGATGTGCGGCTGGTTGACCCTCAAGCAGAGTCGTCCACGCCGATAAACGAAACCCGCGACCTCAGCATAATGCTCTACGATATGGATTACGCCGACCCGCAAAACCCGAAGCCGTTGTTTTTCAGGGCGATGATGCAGTACGGCATAATCACGGTGCCGGACCATAACAGCGCGGAGGTGATGAGATGATTCTTCAAGCGTTAAATGAATATTACGAACGAAAAGCCGCGCTGCCGGACAGCGGCATTGCGCCGTATGGCCTTGAGTGGAAAGAGATTCCTTTCATAATAGTTCTGGATTCAGACGGCAATCCTATAAACATTGAATCCACCTATGAGGGAGAGGGCAAAAAGCGGCGCGCCAAACGTTTCCTCGTGCCGCATTCCATAAAGCGCTCCAGCGGGATTGCCTCCAATTTACTTTGGGATAATCCGGAATATGCGCTTGGAATATCGGAAAAAGGCGATGCAAAACGGCATAACGAATTCGTGCGCCGCGTTTGTGAACTTGATGAAAAACGTATTCCGGAAATTACGGCGCTAAAAAAATTCCTCATGCGGGACAACAAAAAGGCCTTGCTGGAAAATTTGCCGTCATGCGCGGAAACCTTGAAACAAATGCTGGAAAAAGGCGGCAATGTATCTTTTCGGATTGCCAGAGCCGATAGCATCATCCCTGAAATGCCGACAGTTCATGCCGTCGCGCAGGCTGATGCGAAAAGCGATGATGCTGTTGACGGTCTGTGTCTGGTTTCAGGAATCCGCGGGAAAATAGCCAGAATGCATACGGCGATAAAAGGCGTGTGGGGGGCGCAGCCAAGCGGCGGCAACATAGTTTCATTCAATCAGCCGTCATTTTGTTCCCATGAGAAGTTTGGCAAGCAGGGCGAAAACGCCCCTGTTGGCGAAAAAGCCGAATTCGCCTATACCACAGCGCTAAATCAGTTGTTGCGAAAAGATTCCGCGCAACGGCTTCAGGTCGGCGACGCCAGCACAGTGTT of the Elusimicrobiales bacterium genome contains:
- a CDS encoding DEAD/DEAH box helicase — protein: MAKTIASGNALDIILTPAGHLRVESAEAAISVRCPLPETTVRQISDAFGKGSAEGLLHLATAETQTTLPAAFSYWRDFASRFLTALCHIPEITGEEISPVSPPETSEIDRLLQSAPPMRGAEYLNAAVLTAVWAELDKCVRGKIVAGKGGISVWLQNHAPLWHRVGRVCFHLAENRRDTERPFAFLATYAPRVSSQGRVQYQPLSRALEEYAGAKNKSGLEKLLTPVQRASETSALARELVDSGEVFHPLAWTAADAHRFLQDAPILEEAGLLLRVPDWWKKRPRPVVRVRVGDKVSGRLGAGAMLDFNVETVLDGEVLSDTEWRRLLQAESGLVLLKGRWVEVDREKLAQAMSHWEKVRKAAREKGISFLEAMRLLSGAPMDMSGVDNNDAARQWAFVEAGKTLSGILRELREPQALDYKTPGCGLKADLRPYQRAGVGWLRFLSRLGLGACLADDMGLGKTVQVLALLLILKRDSDIKRPSIIVLPASLLANWRDEIARFAPTLSAKFIHPSEMEAEEISALSREPDKTLAGVDAVFTSYGMLLRQPWLKNVSWRLAVIDEAQAIKNPSARQTRAVKELRADSRVALTGTPIENRLTDLWSLFDFICPGLLGSLKEFDAFTKVLEGKTDAYGPLRTLARPYILRRLKTDPSVISDLPDKTEVQAFCPLTGKQAALYEDSVEELRQQLNGLDGIKRRGAILAFLLRFKQICNHPAQWLGTGDYAPGESGKFARLREIAEEIASRQEKVLVFTQFREMTGPLADFMAGIFRRPGAVLHGGVPVKKRKALVAAFQSEDGPPFFVLSLKAGGTGLNLTAASHVIHFDRWWNPAVENQATDRAFRIGQKRNVMVNKFVCKGTIEEKIDALIRDKTTLARDLLETGSQALMTEMKDDELLKFVSLDVHGIAAGGDE
- a CDS encoding SWIM zinc finger family protein; the encoded protein is MASWGYGWRPYVPVAERRRKAVLQMEKLRKKGEAASPVRIEGRQIARTFWGKAWCAHLEKFSDYENRLPRGRSYVRNGSVCHLDIKKGEIQARVMGSRLYTVKVAVNPLPDDRWKAVKKCCGGEVASLLDLLRGKLSDTVMAVVTNRDKGLFPLPKEIALNCSCPDWAGMCKHVAAVLYGVGARLDEKPELLFLLRGVNHEELVGSAQAGSVIARGRKGGKHKKLSDRNLEEVFGIELAPPPSLRKGKQRKTEPRKIHAPKSGRRAAQ
- the cas3 gene encoding CRISPR-associated helicase Cas3'; amino-acid sequence: MNEHSGNVARRAAAFAEKFDSAKWAELAGLLHDIGKASPQWQRYLEQSSGGQPCSVYPQHSIYGACHAVSKYGDGVGRVLAYIIAGHHAGLSDWQTAQSGANGLKYKLDAQKQSMQSSITAYADALVPGKNAPVPPLKACPDDKGEAYIHLWIRLLFSCLVDADRLDAESAENKERAGLREKFEPLEKLAERFFAHMAKMEADPNPGPVNIIRREVRGYCETAAEQPPGFFSLSVPTGGGKTLSGMAFAFRHALRHQSSRIIYVIPYTSILEQTADTLKKILGPENVIEHHSTVEPENETEQSRLACENWDAPVIVTTNVQFFESLYAAKAGRCRKLHNIVNSVVILDEAQLLPPTLLHPCVTAMKQLTRCYGVTFVLSTATQPAWDELEADTREITPASARLYERLRRVQYNIAAHDAAPISWQDIAGELQKHEQALCVVNTRRDCYDLFRLMPEGTIHLSALMCGQHRAGVIAKIKKLLSDKKPVRVVSTQLVEAGVDIDFPIVYRARAGLDSIAQSAGRCNREGKLKVGEVNVFIPENERLPPLLRKGRDTTIEMQCSSGCNLHESETFKKYFKNFYQRGTSNGKEEFHDYFVRNVGSVDFQFRKAEDWFRLIDDYSRPVIVRYSGNEKLIAALRAAGPTREIMRNLQRYMVNIPARLVPQMAADGRLEQLEDEILLQGLLSYNEQTGLDLNGEIPPETLMA
- the cas5c gene encoding type I-C CRISPR-associated protein Cas5c; this encodes MKGFCLEASGPYACFTRPEMKVERVSYDVITPSAARAIFDAVLWKPAIRWHIKKIEVLAPIKWFSIRRNEVGGVASPGKKGIYIEDDRQQRAGLILRDVKYRLHAEFEFIPTEKRQKTVNPLPENFSDEDERAEMRKDETPAKYAAMFERRAKKGQCFNQPYLGCREFAADVRLVDPQAESSTPINETRDLSIMLYDMDYADPQNPKPLFFRAMMQYGIITVPDHNSAEVMR